One Orrella dioscoreae genomic window carries:
- a CDS encoding polyhydroxyalkanoate granule-associated phasin, whose product MATRRRTGNTLATKTAELAFAAPQVMAHRLTRMALAGPTLSERDRKEFHLMGMEKLGAFTAAWQQMALASVTSSQTLAIQMWTAWWAPWLGGRRARTVNRQLQQAALGVLGKGLGPIHAKATANARRLGNTPLVEAPKRRTAH is encoded by the coding sequence ATGGCAACCCGACGCAGAACCGGCAACACCCTGGCCACCAAGACCGCGGAACTGGCCTTCGCCGCCCCGCAGGTCATGGCGCATCGCCTGACGCGCATGGCGCTGGCCGGTCCCACCCTCTCCGAGCGGGACCGCAAGGAGTTCCACCTGATGGGCATGGAAAAGCTGGGCGCCTTCACGGCAGCCTGGCAGCAGATGGCGCTGGCCAGCGTCACCAGCAGCCAGACACTGGCCATCCAGATGTGGACGGCATGGTGGGCGCCCTGGCTGGGCGGCCGCCGCGCGCGCACCGTGAACCGCCAGTTGCAGCAGGCCGCCCTGGGCGTGCTGGGCAAGGGCCTTGGGCCCATCCATGCCAAGGCCACCGCCAACGCACGACGCCTGGGCAACACGCCGCTGGTGGAGGCGCCGAAGCGACGGACAGCACACTAG
- a CDS encoding ABC transporter ATP-binding protein, which yields MSLFQARGLTKRFGGLTAIDDVSIAVEAREIHALIGPNGAGKSTLVNLISGLLPLDAGHLSLDGTDLTPMNAHQRVRAGLSRCFQVTSVFRHQTVRGNLLLAAQAHDGSSFRFLSRRASERQLEDTAMALAERVGLAQEFDRVAGALPHGAQRKLDVALALAARPKLLLLDEPLAGMGPEDSLKMVELIHALRAEEAILLIEHDMDAVFRLADRLSVLVYGRVLVTGSPAAIKADPRVQEVYLGSEEETA from the coding sequence ATGAGCCTGTTCCAGGCCCGCGGTCTCACGAAGCGCTTCGGCGGCCTCACCGCCATCGACGACGTCAGCATTGCCGTCGAGGCACGCGAGATCCATGCGCTCATCGGCCCCAACGGCGCGGGCAAGTCGACATTGGTGAATCTGATCTCGGGCCTGCTGCCGCTGGACGCGGGCCACCTGTCGCTGGACGGCACGGACCTGACACCGATGAACGCGCACCAGCGCGTGCGCGCCGGGCTGTCGCGCTGCTTCCAGGTCACCAGCGTCTTCAGGCACCAGACCGTGCGGGGCAACCTGCTGCTGGCGGCGCAGGCGCACGACGGCAGCAGCTTCCGCTTCCTGTCGCGCCGCGCCAGCGAACGCCAGTTGGAAGACACCGCCATGGCGCTGGCCGAGCGCGTGGGCCTCGCGCAGGAATTCGACCGCGTGGCCGGCGCCCTGCCGCATGGTGCGCAGCGCAAGCTCGACGTCGCCCTGGCGCTGGCCGCCAGGCCGAAGCTGCTGCTGCTGGACGAGCCGCTGGCAGGCATGGGCCCGGAAGACTCGCTGAAGATGGTCGAGCTGATCCACGCCCTGCGCGCCGAAGAGGCCATCCTGCTCATCGAGCACGACATGGATGCCGTGTTCCGGCTGGCTGACCGCCTGTCGGTGCTGGTCTATGGCCGCGTGCTGGTGACGGGCAGCCCCGCCGCCATCAAGGCCGACCCGCGCGTCCAGGAGGTCTACCTGGGCAGCGAGGAGGAAACGGCATGA
- a CDS encoding ABC transporter substrate-binding protein: MRLAQRLAVAALACLAGAAHAQSAAPIKVGIALDISGPFASLGADARDGFDLAIEKLGGTLGGQPAEFLKTDFAGSPEQATQLVNRYLQRDKIQFFTGPIASNSALAVAPLLFKAKVPFLSNNPGPSQFAGKQCNAYFFGQYQNDTYDEAAGKLANEKGYKHMVILAPNYPAGKDHLNGFKRLYKGDLKDEIYTKVGQIDYAAEIAQIRAAKPDAVFFFLPGGMGINFIKQYVAGGLKGIPLIAPGFSADQDVINAVGEDMIGLQNTAHWTHDLDLPANKAFVADFRKKYERYPTVYAAMAYDTIMAMDAAVKDAGGASDPDKLVQALAKPSFTSLRGDFTYGPNQYPIQDYYLRVVAKDADGKVTNKLVERILTRHQDAYVADCKR; this comes from the coding sequence ATGCGTCTTGCCCAACGACTCGCCGTTGCCGCGCTCGCCTGCCTGGCCGGTGCTGCCCACGCCCAATCCGCCGCGCCCATCAAGGTCGGCATTGCGCTGGACATCTCCGGCCCGTTCGCCTCGCTGGGCGCCGACGCGCGCGACGGCTTCGACCTGGCCATCGAGAAGCTGGGCGGCACGCTGGGCGGCCAACCCGCCGAATTCCTGAAGACGGACTTCGCCGGCAGCCCCGAGCAGGCCACGCAACTGGTCAACCGCTATCTGCAGCGCGACAAGATCCAGTTCTTCACCGGCCCGATCGCCTCGAACTCGGCGCTGGCCGTCGCGCCCCTGCTGTTCAAGGCCAAGGTGCCGTTCCTGTCGAACAACCCCGGCCCCAGCCAGTTCGCGGGCAAGCAGTGCAACGCCTATTTCTTCGGCCAGTACCAGAACGACACCTATGACGAGGCGGCGGGCAAGCTGGCCAACGAGAAGGGCTACAAGCACATGGTGATCCTGGCGCCGAACTACCCGGCAGGCAAGGATCACCTGAACGGCTTCAAGCGCCTCTACAAGGGCGACCTGAAGGACGAGATCTATACCAAGGTCGGCCAGATCGACTACGCCGCCGAGATCGCGCAGATCCGCGCCGCCAAGCCCGACGCCGTCTTCTTCTTCCTGCCGGGCGGCATGGGCATCAACTTCATCAAGCAATACGTGGCCGGCGGCCTGAAGGGCATCCCGCTGATCGCCCCGGGCTTCTCGGCCGACCAGGACGTGATCAACGCCGTGGGCGAGGACATGATCGGCCTCCAGAACACGGCCCACTGGACCCACGACCTCGACCTGCCCGCCAACAAGGCGTTCGTGGCCGACTTCCGCAAGAAGTACGAGCGCTATCCCACGGTGTACGCCGCCATGGCCTACGACACCATCATGGCCATGGACGCCGCGGTGAAGGACGCCGGTGGCGCGTCGGACCCCGACAAGCTCGTCCAGGCGCTGGCCAAGCCCAGCTTCACCTCGCTGCGCGGCGACTTCACCTATGGCCCCAACCAGTACCCGATCCAGGACTACTACCTGCGCGTGGTGGCCAAGGACGCGGACGGCAAGGTCACCAACAAGCTGGTCGAACGCATCCTGACCAGGCACCAGGACGCCTACGTGGCCGATTGCAAGCGCTGA
- a CDS encoding 4Fe-4S dicluster domain-containing protein: protein MAVTERPEDEVLVMFDGHAVRARQGVSLLQAWLQAGLPLTENVGCMGQGVCGACRVLVRRDGERLAGTALACETTAQEGMQVAFIDHFPARRPHSYDLHALVDTWGAIDQIDTVFPEAKHCRHCGGCDRACPKGIEVQRMVNLAASGQADAAAALFDHCVLCNLCVAACPEHIDPAHLGQFVRRMNASLTLRPSDLIARLREIEAGAQVIDADAPAANPPAPAPGIATEAAR, encoded by the coding sequence ATGGCAGTGACGGAAAGGCCGGAGGACGAGGTCCTCGTCATGTTCGACGGCCATGCCGTGCGAGCCAGGCAGGGCGTTTCGCTGCTGCAGGCCTGGCTCCAGGCCGGGCTCCCGCTCACGGAGAACGTCGGCTGCATGGGCCAGGGCGTGTGCGGCGCCTGTCGGGTGCTGGTCAGGCGCGACGGAGAGCGCCTGGCCGGCACCGCGCTCGCCTGTGAGACCACGGCGCAGGAGGGGATGCAGGTCGCCTTCATCGACCATTTCCCGGCCCGCCGTCCGCATTCCTATGACCTGCATGCGCTCGTCGACACCTGGGGCGCCATCGACCAGATCGATACGGTGTTCCCCGAGGCCAAGCACTGCCGCCATTGCGGCGGCTGCGACCGCGCCTGTCCAAAGGGCATCGAGGTGCAGCGCATGGTCAATCTCGCCGCCTCGGGCCAGGCCGATGCGGCGGCGGCGCTGTTCGACCATTGCGTGCTGTGCAATCTCTGCGTGGCGGCCTGTCCGGAACATATCGACCCGGCCCACCTGGGCCAGTTCGTGCGGCGCATGAATGCGTCGCTGACGCTGCGGCCGTCGGACTTGATCGCGCGGCTGCGCGAGATCGAGGCCGGGGCGCAGGTCATCGATGCCGACGCGCCGGCCGCCAATCCGCCGGCGCCTGCCCCCGGGATCGCCACGGAGGCGGCCCGATGA
- a CDS encoding TetR/AcrR family transcriptional regulator, with the protein MAEKNRKEQILDATIALLQAKGFTNVSTRDLAEHAGLSRSHIYHYFKDWPTLRREAFARYSDQRLAEARQAFAGMPARQALASFLRECLPEAPDGCFTLWLDVWDEALHDEMLACTYRDVDARWLAWLAELLQQGVAQGDFVCPAPSRAARQIFSMTVGYAEDLLLSPSRQAADNALDEVLEGAGLILRVREPLAAPPP; encoded by the coding sequence TTGGCCGAGAAAAACCGGAAGGAACAGATCCTGGACGCCACGATCGCACTCCTGCAGGCCAAGGGATTCACCAACGTGTCCACCCGCGATCTGGCCGAACACGCCGGCCTGTCACGCAGCCACATCTATCACTACTTCAAGGACTGGCCCACGCTGCGGCGCGAGGCTTTCGCGCGCTATTCCGACCAGCGGCTGGCCGAAGCGCGCCAGGCTTTCGCCGGCATGCCCGCCAGGCAGGCCCTGGCCAGCTTCCTGCGGGAGTGCCTGCCCGAAGCGCCCGACGGCTGTTTCACCCTGTGGCTGGACGTCTGGGACGAAGCCCTGCACGATGAGATGCTGGCCTGCACCTACCGCGACGTGGATGCCCGCTGGCTGGCCTGGCTGGCGGAACTGCTGCAGCAAGGCGTCGCCCAGGGAGACTTCGTCTGCCCCGCGCCCTCGCGTGCGGCGCGCCAGATCTTCTCGATGACGGTGGGCTACGCGGAAGACCTGCTGCTGTCGCCTTCCAGGCAGGCCGCGGACAACGCCCTGGACGAAGTCCTGGAGGGCGCGGGCCTCATCCTGCGCGTGCGCGAGCCGCTGGCCGCGCCGCCCCCCTGA
- a CDS encoding branched-chain amino acid ABC transporter permease has protein sequence MNGIFVLEQLLNGFGYGLMLFLIAAGLTLVFGIMDTMNLAHGSLFMAGAYIASRVHASSGSFLLAVAVAIAATIVIAALLELLVFRHLYTRDHLAQVLATFGVILVADDAVKFIWGPSPIMAPTPAALTGPLHILPDLPYPSYRLLLVAVGLLVAVGLYFLVNRTRLGMIVRAGASNRAMAEFMGVRVNRVFSFVFALGAALAALAGALMAPISAVQIGMGSAILIPTLVVIVIGGIGSVRGAFIAALIVGMVDTAGRAFLPPLLRAVLPPSVAADLGPALAGISVYALMAIVLAIKPTGLFPARA, from the coding sequence ATGAACGGCATCTTCGTACTGGAACAGCTGCTCAATGGTTTCGGCTATGGGCTGATGCTGTTCCTCATCGCGGCGGGGCTCACCCTGGTGTTCGGCATCATGGACACCATGAACCTCGCCCACGGTTCGCTGTTCATGGCGGGCGCCTACATCGCCTCGCGCGTACATGCGTCCAGCGGTTCGTTCCTGCTCGCGGTCGCGGTGGCCATCGCGGCCACCATCGTCATCGCCGCGCTGCTTGAACTGCTGGTCTTCCGCCACCTCTACACGCGCGACCACCTGGCGCAGGTGCTCGCCACCTTCGGCGTCATCCTGGTGGCCGACGACGCGGTGAAGTTCATCTGGGGCCCCTCGCCCATCATGGCGCCCACGCCCGCGGCATTGACCGGCCCCCTCCACATCCTGCCCGACCTGCCCTATCCCTCCTACCGGCTGCTGCTGGTGGCCGTGGGCCTGCTGGTGGCCGTCGGCCTGTACTTCCTGGTCAACCGCACGCGCCTGGGCATGATCGTGCGCGCCGGCGCATCCAATCGCGCCATGGCCGAGTTCATGGGGGTACGCGTCAACCGCGTGTTCTCCTTCGTGTTCGCGCTGGGCGCCGCGCTGGCGGCGCTGGCGGGCGCATTGATGGCTCCCATCAGCGCCGTGCAGATCGGCATGGGCAGCGCCATCCTGATCCCCACCCTGGTGGTCATCGTGATCGGCGGCATCGGCTCGGTGCGCGGCGCCTTCATCGCCGCGCTCATCGTGGGCATGGTCGACACGGCGGGCCGTGCCTTCCTGCCGCCGCTGCTGCGCGCCGTGCTGCCGCCCAGCGTGGCGGCCGACCTGGGGCCGGCGCTGGCCGGCATCTCCGTCTATGCGCTGATGGCCATCGTGCTGGCCATCAAGCCCACCGGCCTCTTCCCCGCGCGCGCCTGA
- a CDS encoding FAD-dependent oxidoreductase: MSAAQTPQEGAGRAAEGIAHDAALAAWREAAPAEARGLDLAPQALLARFHPDHAPGAMVALDVGVSAGQRCPAALAALLQADALLEDVDIAGAPGHDADVLVIGGGGAGCVAALTAARAGARVLLATKLRLGDSNTVMAEGGIQAAVGPEDSLQRHFEDTLRSGHFAADKALVKALVSDGPDAIRWLIREGMSFDLAREGERMGGTLLRKKPGGATAARLLSYRDFTGLELMRALREAVLLQPGITVLDRHPALELLSDDRGRCAGAVMHDLARGRATLARASATIMATGGAGRLHLSGFPTSNHYGATADGLVLAYRLGAPLRELDSFQFHPTGIAWPAHMEGALVSEAARSSGAFLVNGRGERFVDELQPRDIVAAAILREIEEGRGVLRDGQAGVFLDTPTLERSQPGILAGRLVTLRHLAHRAGIDPAREPFMVRPTLHYQNGGIGIDTDGRTPVPGLLCAGEVTGGLHGRNRMMGNALLELVVFGRRAGASAAAQARREGPRNVGLAHLADWRRALANHGLSATRKAPMVFPPYGNFDIATDRERAA, translated from the coding sequence ATGAGCGCCGCGCAGACGCCGCAAGAGGGGGCGGGGCGGGCCGCCGAGGGGATCGCCCATGACGCGGCGCTGGCGGCCTGGCGCGAGGCGGCCCCCGCCGAGGCGCGCGGTCTGGACCTCGCGCCGCAAGCGTTGTTGGCGCGCTTTCATCCCGACCATGCGCCAGGCGCGATGGTGGCGCTGGACGTCGGCGTCAGCGCCGGGCAGCGCTGCCCGGCGGCGTTGGCGGCGCTGCTGCAGGCCGACGCCCTGCTCGAGGACGTGGATATCGCCGGCGCGCCGGGCCACGACGCCGACGTGCTCGTCATCGGCGGCGGCGGCGCCGGCTGCGTGGCGGCGCTGACAGCGGCGCGCGCCGGCGCCCGGGTGCTGCTGGCGACCAAGCTGCGCCTGGGGGACAGCAATACCGTGATGGCCGAGGGCGGCATCCAGGCGGCGGTCGGGCCCGAGGACAGCCTGCAAAGGCACTTCGAAGACACGCTGCGCAGCGGCCATTTCGCGGCGGACAAGGCGTTGGTGAAGGCGCTGGTATCGGACGGGCCTGATGCGATCCGCTGGCTGATCCGCGAAGGCATGAGCTTCGACCTGGCGCGGGAGGGGGAACGCATGGGCGGGACCCTGCTGCGCAAGAAGCCCGGCGGCGCGACCGCGGCCCGCCTGCTGTCGTATCGCGATTTCACGGGACTGGAACTCATGCGTGCCCTGCGCGAGGCGGTGCTGCTGCAGCCGGGCATCACCGTGCTGGACCGGCATCCGGCGCTCGAACTGCTCAGCGACGACCGGGGCCGATGCGCCGGCGCGGTCATGCACGACCTGGCGAGAGGCCGCGCCACGCTGGCGCGGGCCAGCGCGACGATCATGGCAACCGGCGGCGCGGGCCGCCTGCACCTGTCGGGTTTCCCGACCTCCAACCATTATGGCGCGACCGCGGATGGGCTGGTGCTCGCCTATCGTCTCGGCGCCCCGCTGCGCGAACTGGACAGCTTCCAGTTCCATCCCACGGGCATTGCCTGGCCGGCGCACATGGAGGGCGCGCTGGTGAGCGAAGCGGCGCGTTCCTCCGGCGCCTTCCTGGTCAACGGCCGCGGCGAACGTTTCGTGGATGAGCTCCAGCCGCGCGATATCGTGGCCGCGGCCATCCTGCGCGAGATCGAGGAGGGAAGAGGCGTGCTGCGCGATGGCCAGGCGGGCGTCTTCCTGGATACCCCGACGCTCGAGCGCAGCCAGCCCGGGATCCTCGCGGGCAGGCTGGTGACGCTGCGCCATCTGGCGCATCGGGCAGGCATCGATCCGGCAAGGGAGCCCTTCATGGTGCGGCCCACCCTGCATTACCAGAATGGCGGGATAGGCATCGATACCGACGGCCGCACGCCGGTGCCCGGCCTGTTGTGCGCGGGCGAAGTCACGGGCGGGCTGCATGGCCGCAACCGCATGATGGGCAATGCCCTGCTCGAGCTGGTGGTCTTCGGCCGGCGCGCGGGGGCGTCGGCCGCGGCGCAGGCGCGCCGGGAAGGGCCGCGCAACGTGGGCCTGGCCCACCTGGCTGATTGGCGGCGGGCGCTGGCCAACCATGGCCTTTCCGCCACGCGCAAGGCGCCCATGGTTTTCCCCCCTTACGGCAATTTCGACATTGCCACCGACCGGGAGCGAGCGGCATGA
- a CDS encoding branched-chain amino acid ABC transporter permease, with product MPSKTDSLPAPRGALIGQWLPWALLAALAAFPLVASALGLDYYVGFARRMLIIMMAAASLNFILGYGGLVALGHAGFIGVGAYTVVALSDGGAESAWQVWAMALAVSAAVSALIGLVALRTRGVYFIMITLAFAEMLHYLAVSVRTYGGDDGYSLYSPLTMGAWLDGLAHGFYWVVLALAALVFALGSRLANSRFGHALVGARDNETRMEAMGFPVFRLRLVAFAGAGAVAGLAGALLAVNNSFVSPSIMSWTQSAILIVMVVIGGIGNRWGGVIGAGLWLTLEEFLKGWTDYWHAPLGLLLILIVFFAPRGIATLFTPKGARP from the coding sequence ATGCCTTCCAAAACAGATTCCCTGCCCGCCCCGCGCGGTGCGCTGATCGGCCAGTGGCTGCCCTGGGCGCTGCTGGCCGCGCTGGCGGCCTTCCCGCTGGTCGCCAGCGCGCTGGGCCTGGACTATTACGTCGGCTTCGCGCGGCGCATGCTCATCATCATGATGGCCGCCGCCAGCCTGAACTTCATCCTCGGCTATGGCGGCCTGGTGGCGCTGGGCCATGCGGGCTTCATCGGCGTGGGCGCCTACACCGTGGTGGCCCTGTCCGACGGCGGCGCCGAGTCGGCCTGGCAGGTGTGGGCGATGGCCCTGGCCGTCTCGGCCGCCGTGTCGGCGCTCATCGGCCTGGTGGCGCTGCGCACGCGTGGCGTCTACTTCATCATGATCACGCTGGCCTTCGCCGAGATGCTGCATTACCTGGCCGTGTCCGTGCGCACCTATGGCGGCGACGACGGCTACAGCCTGTATTCCCCCTTGACGATGGGCGCCTGGCTGGATGGCCTGGCGCATGGCTTCTACTGGGTGGTGCTGGCGCTGGCGGCGCTGGTCTTCGCGCTGGGCAGCCGGCTGGCGAACTCGCGCTTCGGCCACGCCCTGGTGGGCGCCCGCGACAATGAAACGCGCATGGAAGCCATGGGCTTCCCCGTCTTCCGCCTGCGGCTGGTGGCCTTCGCCGGCGCGGGCGCCGTCGCCGGCCTGGCGGGTGCGCTGCTGGCGGTCAACAACAGTTTCGTCAGCCCATCGATCATGAGCTGGACGCAATCCGCCATCCTCATCGTCATGGTGGTCATCGGCGGCATCGGCAACCGCTGGGGCGGCGTCATCGGCGCGGGCCTGTGGCTGACGCTGGAAGAATTCCTGAAAGGCTGGACGGACTACTGGCATGCGCCCCTGGGCCTGCTGCTCATCCTGATCGTGTTCTTCGCGCCGCGGGGCATCGCGACGCTGTTCACGCCCAAGGGAGCGCGGCCATGA
- a CDS encoding DASS family sodium-coupled anion symporter has protein sequence MIDRLKAMLQYFQGSVPFRLVPAVVTTVFLVVMLLLPVPDGLAPKAWALLAIFLTTILAIILKVMPIGVMAMMAMTIVALSQVTATSSKAAIADALSSLANPLIWLIVVAILVSRGLKKTGLGKRVGLLFISVLGRRTLGIGYGLAVCELVLAPFTPSNTARGGGIVHPVMRSIAGAFGSDPAHGTERKMGTYLSLVNMHANTITSGMFITATAPNPLVVDYVARVTNQGFHLSWTTWALCMLLPGLVCLLLMPLLLAVLAPPEVKATPGAIDYARGELKDMGPVSGGEKVMMGTFAILLLLWANVPAMIFGPAFTLDPTVVAFLGLFILIITGTINWDDVLSEKSAWDTLIWFGALVMMAEQLNKTGVIGWFSDMLRSGIASAGMGWEWAAALLVLLFVFSHYFFASTTAHISAMMLAFLTVGVALVPPDYVVPFLLMMVAGSTIMMTLTHYATGTSPIIFGSGYVPLGTWWRVGFVMCVVELAIYATLGIMWWKVLGFW, from the coding sequence ATGATCGACCGGCTCAAGGCCATGCTCCAGTATTTCCAGGGCAGTGTGCCTTTCCGGCTGGTGCCGGCCGTGGTCACCACCGTCTTCCTGGTGGTCATGCTGCTCCTACCCGTCCCGGACGGCCTGGCGCCCAAGGCCTGGGCGCTGCTGGCGATCTTCCTCACCACGATCCTGGCGATCATCTTGAAGGTCATGCCCATCGGCGTGATGGCGATGATGGCGATGACCATCGTGGCCTTGTCGCAAGTCACCGCGACCTCGTCCAAGGCGGCGATTGCCGATGCGCTGTCGAGCCTGGCCAATCCCTTGATCTGGCTGATCGTGGTGGCGATCCTGGTGTCGCGGGGGCTCAAGAAGACCGGCCTGGGCAAGCGCGTCGGCCTGCTTTTCATCTCGGTGCTGGGCCGCCGCACGCTCGGCATCGGCTATGGACTGGCGGTCTGCGAACTGGTGCTCGCCCCCTTCACGCCCAGCAACACCGCGCGCGGCGGCGGCATCGTCCATCCGGTCATGCGTTCGATCGCCGGCGCCTTCGGCTCCGACCCGGCCCATGGCACCGAGCGCAAGATGGGCACCTACCTGTCCCTGGTCAACATGCATGCCAACACGATCACCTCGGGCATGTTCATCACCGCCACCGCGCCCAACCCCCTGGTCGTCGACTACGTGGCGCGCGTCACCAACCAGGGCTTTCACCTGTCGTGGACCACCTGGGCCCTGTGCATGCTGCTGCCCGGGCTGGTCTGCCTGCTGCTGATGCCGCTGCTGCTTGCCGTGCTGGCGCCGCCCGAGGTCAAGGCCACGCCGGGCGCCATCGACTATGCGCGCGGCGAGCTCAAGGACATGGGGCCCGTCTCGGGCGGTGAAAAGGTCATGATGGGCACCTTCGCCATCCTGTTGCTGCTGTGGGCGAACGTGCCGGCGATGATATTCGGCCCGGCGTTCACGCTGGACCCGACGGTGGTGGCGTTCCTGGGCCTGTTCATCCTGATCATCACCGGCACGATCAACTGGGATGACGTGCTTTCCGAAAAAAGCGCATGGGATACGCTGATCTGGTTCGGCGCGCTGGTCATGATGGCCGAGCAGCTCAACAAGACGGGCGTGATCGGGTGGTTCTCCGATATGCTCAGGAGCGGCATCGCCTCGGCGGGCATGGGGTGGGAGTGGGCGGCGGCGCTGCTGGTGCTGCTGTTCGTCTTCTCGCATTATTTCTTCGCCAGCACGACCGCGCACATCAGCGCGATGATGCTGGCCTTCCTGACGGTCGGCGTGGCGCTGGTGCCGCCCGATTACGTGGTGCCTTTCCTGTTGATGATGGTGGCGGGCTCGACCATCATGATGACGCTGACCCATTACGCGACCGGCACCTCGCCGATCATCTTCGGCAGCGGCTACGTGCCGCTGGGAACCTGGTGGCGCGTGGGCTTCGTCATGTGCGTCGTGGAACTCGCGATCTACGCGACGCTGGGCATCATGTGGTGGAAAGTGCTGGGCTTCTGGTGA
- a CDS encoding ABC transporter ATP-binding protein: MLSCTGIQAGYGASQVLFGIDLAIREKEVVTLLGRNGMGKSTTLKTIIGALAPQAGHIRFDGKLLNGMRPDAIARLGIAIVPEGRQCFPNLTVEEHLLAFAANRNGQADSWTLDRIYAVFPRLKERARNLGNQLSGGEQQMLAIGRALSTNPRLLILDEATEGLAPVIREDIWRCLATLRDAGQTILVVDKYVHRLVGLADRHVILARGQVVWQGTSAQLDADRGLWHTHLGV; this comes from the coding sequence CTGCTCTCCTGCACCGGCATCCAGGCCGGCTATGGCGCCAGCCAGGTGCTCTTCGGCATTGACCTGGCCATTCGCGAAAAGGAAGTGGTGACGCTCCTGGGCCGCAACGGCATGGGCAAGAGCACCACGCTCAAGACCATCATCGGCGCGCTCGCGCCGCAAGCCGGCCACATCCGCTTCGACGGCAAGCTGCTGAACGGCATGCGTCCGGACGCCATCGCGCGGCTGGGCATCGCCATCGTGCCGGAAGGCCGCCAGTGCTTCCCCAATCTCACGGTGGAAGAACACCTGCTCGCCTTCGCCGCGAACCGCAACGGCCAGGCCGACAGCTGGACGCTGGACCGCATCTATGCGGTGTTTCCGCGCCTGAAGGAACGCGCCCGCAACCTGGGCAACCAGTTGTCCGGCGGCGAGCAGCAGATGCTGGCCATCGGCCGCGCGCTGTCCACCAATCCGCGCCTGCTGATCCTGGACGAGGCCACCGAAGGCCTGGCCCCCGTCATCCGCGAAGACATCTGGCGCTGCCTGGCCACGCTGCGCGACGCGGGCCAGACCATCCTGGTGGTGGACAAGTACGTGCACCGCCTGGTGGGCCTGGCGGACCGGCACGTCATCCTGGCGCGCGGGCAGGTCGTGTGGCAAGGAACCTCGGCCCAGCTCGATGCAGACCGGGGACTCTGGCACACCCACCTGGGCGTCTAG